DNA from Ziziphus jujuba cultivar Dongzao chromosome 2, ASM3175591v1:
tgctcgtcgatacgagtccgtagactagcggcacgtccgatttggacatgtggtttgaaagttatggacctgtaaagtttttcaaataccgtattatttttacacgcataacgatgtgccacgtgtgacttattgaaggtgaccatgtgtcaccatggtgaaatgccacatgtcaaccatgtgtaaaatcaaattgttttattattattttgaataataatattattattaatattatttaataattttaattttatttatctttctttttcgtttcttttttcttttttcttttctttttctttttatttttattttcttttccccacgtgggaaaacaccaattctttctttttctttttctttttcttttttttcttttttcctttcttcttccccgagcaccaaaacacacacacacgcacagttTTTTTCTCTCCCGCCCGTCCCTCtttctctcccgtgtttttcaaattctggccacctacacagtacacgcgccggccagtgacgtgcggaaggagGATGCGAGCTCGGCCACCaattttcacggccagccgcagccggacgcgcgccgatcgggccggagaagccgccggctgccggattttctctctcctcttttcttgtgttttccggccagcccagtcccaattgagcctcctctccccctattttgggtcctctgagttcaaaaatggcctccaatctcaaaaattcgaagcggtttgcgagatacgaggaagtgaaaaccggccgaacctttccggccaaattccggccacctccagcggaattggggtcgatggagaccggattggtgatcctcgtcccacgagcttcgattcggttaacgtttgtgtttaagctccccgagtaccgggtattatttatccgaataaaatattaatttatttgactgtctgtgaattttgttctaggagcaccggtgagtcgtagaattgatcccgtggtggatcatggtttaattgcgtgctccaggtgagtgacccacctttaaaaatatttttggggtaattaattgtatttatgtggtgttaatttgatatctgtaatttgtgctcatgtggtgtattttaaatacaatcggaaaaaatattattttatatatatatttacccaatggtgttaaataaaattttgggtcattagaaattcccgattattatttcattatgattaaatggtatttattacacatgagcaagtattttcagtaattgattgtgtctggattttatatcatttttgggcaattaattatgtttaattggtattcaaattgatatttaaattatgcttatgtggtgtgatttaattgtggtttaatttatttattatgcatgagcaaagtatgtttcggtattaattgtacgtggtttcagtattaatttttcgggcataattgggttaaatattttacgaaaatatttgtttaaattttataaattatgcccgcggtatttctatggttgcatctcgtacttcgaaaAAATTGTAGTTTggtggttatcaatgtttcgtaccgggttattaaataaaaatatgtgggatggtgttttgtgaaaatttggtatacttcccacggtggattttttttttggaaaaacggtatggttggttgttattgtttatttttagacgcactcatacagtattggtgttctggtgtatggtgtatggacacgtggtagtgcgcggttattatctggtttagcgcacggtttttacttcacccgtgagttgccattggaccgtgggcaggcaagttgttattggccacagccgcccccctccttggccgggtgatggtttttagcagtcggtactgtcgggacaccgaagtgaccgctgcaggtttctctctttaacaccccccgccagtcggtgctcgggatgctgggtatcggagggcatcaccgatatatggtgtggtgcgtcaggtgtaattgtcggtgtaaattgcaaataatggtttaaaccccaaaggtgttcaaaatttatttactataatttattatatttttattatatatttggggtatgtttttatttaattattgtttatcaattggtttaatcccttggtttttgggaggtatgtacattgggttttgcgaaaatgttttaaaaagggaacatttcaaacggagcgattggtgagagttttgagggaaattattattttccaacagtaattattatttatttattaattgctggtatttgttctattccttaattgctattactattattatttttattatcacaaaaggtgttcagtagttcaggttactcacggagatgattagcatctcacactcttaaattctgttcccttaggtgcaagtggtggtagacgttcttccggagcgaaccaagttttccgctgctgttgtgtttcgagaagtacttctgtactctttcatttcagtgtattatttcttttcagccttgttgtatttctgttgtttagcacttcttaaagctctgtatactattgagatacttctgttttatttatgcactagactgttgttgtttttgagaagtgctgtaatttgtggaacagtttgtagttgtgggaggaataaggagatgtttttagaagtgtgttttccagtgcaggtagtttgtggtaagtaaatcccttaggggaggctctgccggattttccgttggagggttcggtagggtttccctgggatcagggctgtctagggttccggggaaggaattctggacgggtcctgacatcaacAATCTCACCAACCGAATGATTTGGTTTTCATTCCAACCAAACGAATTTATTAGTAAAATATCATAACTTGTCGAATGCACCTGTTGATAAAAATTATCACCTGTTTCgcacatataattttatatttataaaaatcatatattaattaatgaaattattgatttttttttaaataaacagaGCAATTAGCCTTAgccatatattaataaatatatatgtaccaATTAGGTTCATATTAAGATAATTTAAATAGttgtaatataaaatatttttttattagttattggATCATACCAggagttaaatttaaaattaaaaaatgatcaaatttagatttaataatatactaaaatactatttaaagaAAATGAACCCTATCAATATCccgataattaataaatattgagAGCACTTAATTTATCAagatttttaacaaaatcatcTTGGTCTTTAATTGGATACATCCAAAGATAAGCAAGCATTTAAAAGTGATGAATATTTATCTCATGATTTGTATACTATTAGAACTGTacatttaattgataaaataatatttgtcaaaattaaatctttgttaaatatcttggtatgcGAAATGTACtctgttaaatataattttaaattttaattttaattcagtGGTTAAAAAAATCATGATATCAATTACAATATTAAATGCCTGATTTCAACCTATCTCATTGTAACTCAATAATGATATTAGCCGTgtatattagtatatatataggCTATTAGACAATATCCTATCTCACTATAACTCGACCGAGAAACTTTGTAAAGATTGTTGATCAATTTTATTAGCTTGATATTTGAGCTATGGAGCACTCCAATATTAATGCGGGGTTGTTTGGCAAACCCATCACTAATGAAACTTTAGCGGCAATGCCAAAATTTGCCGGCAAAGAAATGGGGCGGCAAGAGAGGGCGGATGAGGCTTTCGCGGCCATGTACAAGGATCATAAGAAGTCGAAAGCAATCGAATTTGTGAAGGAATTGAAAAGAGAATATGGTGATGGAGTATCAACGCTGTGTTTAATAGACAATGCTACCGGCGACGCTATAACATGTGTTGGTGATCATGACTGGCGTGGCCATCTTGAAAAGGTTCCGTATCCTCCACGGATCGGCAATGGGCAGTGGGCTGCATTTCTGCATGTCAAAAACGCAGCAGAAGCTAGAGGTTCGGAAGGAGCTATTGTGTATCGAGGCCAAAATGAATCTGGAATCAAGTGTGATTTCATGCAGTGTTGGTACAATCCATGGGACCTGAGAGCAAACAGGGTACGTATATACACttctttttggtaatttaattaattaatttcacatcCATATTTCCTTGCTAGTAATATACAACCATAATTttatataggtatatatatatatatttgcaggcCGCTTATAGTGAAGTTCGTGAAGAAAACCATTTTAAGGAACCTACATTTTGGGACATAGTCTATAACAAGTTGACGAGATCACCGCTAAACCATATAGACATATATAATGGATGCAAGTCCAGTGTaggaatttgaaatatttattccCCGTTCTTTGAGGTTGTGTTGACTCTGGATGCTATCAAAGCCCCTCCTGGTTCtcgatcaaaataaataattaagctaTACTCTCCTCTTATATATTAGGCTCCGAACCAAGGTCCACTTACGTGtgcaatattattattcaatttgtTTCAAGAATAAGGCTCcgagctatatatataggcacTCTTGTTTTATTAATCCTCGTTAAAAGTGTGCTTGTTGGAGGATTTATTTCCATTAATGTATTGTTTGAATTCCTTAATAAAGTCTTCtgattaataatgatatttgtacataccactatttttttttttccttttttgggggTTCGAAATTATGtaccattttcttcattgtgCATGGATATATAATACAATTCGGATGCAAGGCAAGTAGCCAATCTAATTTCTCTATCGGTCGAGAAATTAGCCCCGACTAAAAAGGTGGATGACATCAACCATATTAGCAaaatcttcatatatatatatatatgatgattcTATGATCAAGACCATTCGTATACAAACCAAGGAAAAAGttgatgttttttttaaaaaaaaaaaacgtaaaaaGTGTCGGCTTTTCTTGTATGTGTCAGagaaaagccaacgctttttagtatttttttctaaaaagtatTAGCTTTTTCTTGGTCCGTATGCACATGGTCCTGACcgccctatatatatacacatacatacatatatatcaaaaagcacactctttttattttgccaaATATGTagtcatcctttttttttttttttctttgccaaCATTTATCGGAGTTCCCCAATACTACAAAACATGCTCCCAgttatattaccaaaaaaaaaaaattatatataaattgtcaaGATTCGTCCAAGACCCCTTATCAGAGACCCTAAATAAGCCATGATTACAGAAAAATTCTACCGAACCTTCCAGTATAAAATCCGGTAGAATCTCCCATAAAAGTTCGAACTTACCATAAAAATTTCCCTACACAAAAACATAATTCTAATAACAATATCTTATTCCTACTACTTTACTGCAATTTAAATCCACAATTCTCAAATACTAGGATTTCTAACAATACAAGATTTAATAATGTCCAAATTATGTATACTGCTAGTCTATGGATTTatattgatgagtactttacaactatATATGATTCAaagctaaaaatatttttttaaaaaaaaaggtcaaatccggcacccttggacaattcggaccacaatttgttttgctcataactttcaaacggtagctccattttcaacatgctactagtaTATGAACTCAGGATGATGGATACTTCGCAACGGTGACTTGATCAATGCAAGATTTCatctagaacaaaaagtcaaaatttattCCCTTCTTGATCAATGGCGGTCAAACCAATTAATGTAaattaatgtgaaaaaaattccGATGTAAATGCTTCTagttaaattgttttttctcCTCTTGACAACGTTTATTAGATCTTCAAAAGCAGtatattaatttcctaaaaaaatttaaaaggaaagttACGTGGGACCACTCATACAGTACCCATCTGATTTAAGACTGTGACTCTTTATCTCCGTCACAAAAATTGTAGCAACAATTTTTATGTGAGTTGAAACAAATCCTCTAATCTCTAACTGCGGTAACTAGAAGAAGCTAAATGTATTTTAGAATTGAAgcgaattttatattttaaatttcttttggaCAATATTTGCCTCCACATTAATGTGGAGACATTTCTATTTATTTCCACATGGCATACCATTATTGATGAATTCAAAGTttataaccaattaaaaattttaattagtttgtaaggcccatatattaaataattataaccacatttaattattaattattacattttatgggattcatcatataatatataaataaataaaattttgatacatTGTCCAAGTAAGAATGAGCTACTATGTGGCTTGCTAGTTTATGGTTGCTCCCTaatgttcaattatatataatttatagattATATAACCAGCCGAATTACATATAATTGGATGCAATCAtgcaatatattaaaatgtatatataggcAACACTGTCCAATTTATACTGGCGGTCCAATGTCATATTACTGATCGTAGCATAACCCtgtagggatgtcaacggggcggggcggggcgggcccggtttttaaaatcccatcCCCGTCCCCGTCCCCGCggggaattttacatcccatccccgcgattttttccatttctttaggTGCGGGGCGAGATCGGGGATTTTGCAGAGCGGGGACGGAGCGGGACggttttccccattttgttttttaattgatattttttttagaaatttatataaaaaaattattttatgattaaaatataaataaaatgattacaatgcaataaaaatataataaaatacatcaagaaacaaatttacaattataataaaatacatatttaaaaaaataaatgaaaagaaaaaaatgattttacataaatgaaattttgtaaaaaaaaataataataaatacatatatatatatatcggggcgggtTCGGGACGGGATTATTTGTtggtgtatatgtatataggcTCTTAGACATTATCCTATATCACAAACTCGATCAAATAGAACTTTGAATTTTgttgattaatatttaattattagctTGATATTTGAGATATGGAGCATTCCAATGACTATGCAGGGCTGTTTGGCAAAACCATCATCAGTGAAACTTTAGCGACAATGCCAAAATTTGCCGGCAAAGAAATACAGGGCGGCGAGAAAGGGAGGAAGAGGCTTTGGCAGCGTTTAACAAAGATCATAAGAAGTCGAAAGCAATCGAATATGTTAAGGGATTCAAAAGTGAATATGGTAATGGAGTCTCAACGCTGTGTTTAATCTATAATGCAACCGGAGACAATATAACATTTGTTGGTGATCATGACTGGTGTGGCCATCTCCAAAAGGGTtcgtgtaacagcccagtccacccgcatgcgatattgtccgttttggatccagcccgcacggttttgtcaaaatgcatcgtAAGAAAAAGGTATctacaccctcttttaaggtatgtttcgtttccctttccaaccgatgtggtaTCTCACAGTTCGTATCAGCCACGGATCGAAAATGGCTAGTGGGCTGCATTTCTGCATGTCAAAGACGACGGTGCACGTTCGCCTGCTTCAGTCGGAGCTGTTGTGTATCGAGGCCAAAATGAGTCTGGAATTAAGTGTGATTTCATGCAGTCTTGGAACAATGAAAATTTCATGAGTAAAACTAAGGTACGTACATAtacttaccttttttttttaaattaatatatttccttgtatataaaacattaattttattatatgcatatatctatatatatgtgtgtgtgtgtgtgtgtttgcagACAGCTTATAGTGAAGTCCGTGAAGAAAACCATTTTAGGGAAGCTTCGGTTTGGTATGATATCTATTGGAAGTTGAAGAAATCTTCAACAAAACATAAAGACGTACGTAATGGATGCAAGTCGATTGTAGGAATTGAAAATATCAGCTCCCCATTTTTTGAGGCTGTATTGACTCTGGATGCTGTCAAAGCCTCTCCTCCGGTTCtcgatcaaaataaaataattcagcTTTACTCTCTTCTTATTAGGCTCCGACCGAGCCTGGTTCCAATTAATCAGTGTGCAAAATTATTATTCACTTTGTTTCAAGAATAAGACTCCAAGCTATATATAGGCACTTGCTTTGTTAATCGTAGTTAAAAGCGTGCATGTTGGAGGATTTATTTCTATTAATGTATGtttaaatttctttcaattaataaaatgttCTGATTAATGATATATTTCATACGTAtcatgcattttctttttctttctttttttcttttttttttttttttggaaattatgtactgttggaaaattttatattgatattagacaatttttaaaatttgaatgaaaATTGTAAATGTGGCTTTTCACAATTTAGAAGTTGTATCGTTCCACATAGGTGCtacatttgtaaatttttttaatcatttcatTATTTAAAGATACATTCATATTCAATAGGATACCTTTACATACAAAGTATACATTTATGATGGATACGTCTTTTAATTACTTATCCTTTCAAActctataaataaatttacttctatttaaattttatatttaatcaattcaatttttaatacaatttaatatataagttCAAAACGTTAGAGAGTACAAGTGTTGcaactattatattttaaaagatgaTTATCATAAAACtaagaacatttttaaaatgaaaaaaattcatcttaaaaatataaagtcAAACATTAATCTTgatatatttattggattttctATAATctccacttcttcttcttcttttttttaattatcatcgtctttatattttgtgatatttaaataaaattaatcatatttgcgTATAGtattattttgtataatatttagattaattaactaatttttcTAACATGTACCAATTTGTTCGTAGATGTAATAAAATCCAGATGCAGAATAAGTAGCAAATCTAATCTCTCTCCATTGAGAGATTTATTGTGGTTGGTTtggaatttaataaatttcatgtaATTATTTGCGATCACTTTGCTATACCGATCTCATTTTAGACAATGATTTTTTATCCACATCACAAAAATTGTAGCAGCTTCAATTTTTATGTGAATTGAAATTCTCTAATCTCCAATTGTGGAAACTGAAGCTATATGCACTTTAGACTAGaaccaattaattatatataatatatatttggtaacaaAAAAACGAGGATGAGTGTCCTCCTTCTGCCAGTACTTTAATGCTGCCAAGTCATGGCATGTACTGCAGCCTTGTCATCCCCGAATGTACTTCTAATAAATCCACAATCTTTAATATTCTAGGTTTTCTAATTTATACACACAAaccatataatattaatataaagagTATGTTCACAATGCCAAAATGTCACATATGTAATTTCCattcaaaatttgttaaatttatagGTTCTCCACTCTAATTGCCGCAAAGGTTCTCCATGTCATTTGTGCATTGGAGGGTATCTATAGCCTCTAGCAAGTAGGTGTTTATGCTGGGCAATATCTTGGCGTTTAATTGGCGTTGaatgttcaattatatataatttatagctTAATTTACAACCAGTCCAATTACATATAACTGGCTGGAATATGTTAAATACCATACAATGTTGTTCAtcgtagaaaaaaaataattcatatgtACATCTAGAGGCGATACTGTTAGGAAAGAGATTTTAAGTATGATTACTTTCTTTGTTAATGTAATATTCTTTATAATCTTGTATTATTCTTTAtaattaaatcttttaaaaccTACAAATGGTTTGATTCTTTTAAATTGGTATGTAAGCAGTACTAATAAAGCTGCAATTGTAATTAACCCTTAGAGCCTTAAATAGGTCAAACcacaattttaataaaatgtttatACCTTTAATAAGGTAtagataaaatatcaataagtaaat
Protein-coding regions in this window:
- the LOC107419683 gene encoding 23 kDa jasmonate-induced protein → MEHSNINAGLFGKPITNETLAAMPKFAGKEMGRQERADEAFAAMYKDHKKSKAIEFVKELKREYGDGVSTLCLIDNATGDAITCVGDHDWRGHLEKVPYPPRIGNGQWAAFLHVKNAAEARGSEGAIVYRGQNESGIKCDFMQCWYNPWDLRANRAAYSEVREENHFKEPTFWDIVYNKLTRSPLNHIDIYNGCKSSVGI